A genomic region of Stenotrophomonas sp. NA06056 contains the following coding sequences:
- a CDS encoding HAMP domain-containing sensor histidine kinase, with protein sequence MARRPSLKRPLIVKTLIYQLLALLVAFFALLMVLVRADSGGYYTIQTFAPVAAEAVHRDRNGELYVAHTPELAELLKIVPGAWFIAEDEHGHHVTFGHVPPAYASLVGALDGIPYGDLRGRDRSDGLAVVVRQHSGPAGKLTIMAHGETDSLTMQMALAAHIITLPIFLLLALATIILTPIIVRRALAGVERIAEEARNISASRRGIRLTETAVPVEIAPLVTAVNDALGRLDEGHERQRRFIAAAAHELRTPIAILRLKIDTADDSTSRSLAVEVARLATLAEQLLDLHRMEEDGPKETLNLARVAKRVAADLAPLLIQSDKTVAVAVEPHFPVLGEAGAVERVISNLVLNAAEHGGRQIIVRVQGSCLEVEDDGPGIPLDQRERVFEPFQRLRPRQTGAGLGLNLVRQVIDRHGGHVTILDAPGGGALIRVEFPLHPGVAAASP encoded by the coding sequence ATGGCGCGTCGCCCGTCGTTGAAGCGCCCGCTGATCGTCAAGACGCTGATCTACCAGCTGCTGGCCTTGCTGGTGGCCTTCTTCGCCCTGTTGATGGTGCTGGTTCGTGCCGACAGCGGTGGCTACTACACCATCCAGACCTTCGCGCCAGTAGCCGCCGAGGCGGTGCACCGCGACCGCAATGGCGAACTGTACGTAGCGCACACACCGGAGCTGGCCGAGCTGCTGAAGATCGTCCCCGGTGCGTGGTTCATCGCCGAGGACGAGCATGGACACCATGTCACCTTCGGACATGTGCCACCGGCCTATGCCTCGCTGGTTGGCGCCCTCGATGGCATCCCCTATGGCGACCTGCGCGGCCGTGATCGCAGCGATGGCCTGGCGGTGGTGGTGCGCCAGCACAGTGGGCCGGCCGGCAAGCTGACCATCATGGCCCATGGCGAAACCGATTCGCTGACCATGCAGATGGCGTTGGCCGCGCACATCATCACCCTGCCGATTTTCCTGCTTCTGGCACTGGCCACCATCATCCTGACGCCGATCATCGTGCGGCGCGCACTGGCCGGTGTCGAGCGCATCGCGGAGGAAGCCCGCAACATTTCGGCCAGCCGTCGCGGCATCCGCCTGACCGAAACCGCCGTGCCAGTGGAGATCGCGCCGCTGGTGACAGCCGTCAACGACGCATTGGGCCGGCTGGATGAAGGACACGAGCGGCAGCGCCGATTCATCGCCGCAGCGGCGCACGAGCTACGCACGCCGATCGCGATCCTGCGGCTTAAGATCGACACCGCAGACGATTCGACCTCGCGCAGTCTGGCCGTGGAAGTCGCGCGGCTGGCGACGCTGGCCGAGCAGCTGCTGGACCTTCACCGCATGGAAGAGGATGGCCCGAAGGAAACCCTCAACCTGGCGCGGGTGGCCAAACGCGTTGCGGCCGATCTGGCGCCCCTGCTGATCCAGTCGGACAAGACCGTGGCGGTAGCGGTGGAACCACACTTCCCGGTACTGGGCGAAGCGGGCGCGGTGGAGCGGGTGATCTCCAACCTTGTGTTGAATGCCGCCGAGCATGGCGGACGCCAGATCATCGTGCGCGTGCAGGGCAGTTGCCTGGAAGTGGAAGACGATGGCCCCGGCATTCCGCTGGACCAGCGCGAACGCGTGTTCGAGCCGTTCCAGCGGCTGCGACCACGTCAGACCGGCGCGGGCCTGGGACTGAACCTGGTGCGGCAGGTCATCGACCGTCACGGCGGCCACGTCACGATTCTGGATGCTCCCGGCGGCGGCGCATTGATCCGCGTGGAATTCCCGCTGCATCCGGGCGTCGCCGCTGCGTCACCGTAG
- a CDS encoding response regulator transcription factor, with amino-acid sequence MHILLIEDEAELAATLKSALQRERYVVDLANTLALAREAALCGLHDLVLLDRTLPDGDGLALISLLREHNPGVPIIVLSALGQLPDRIAGLDEGADDYLAKPFALEELFARIRAAGRRPSGLQVETLSIGRLVFDPASGEASVGGQRLELPRREIRVLAALARRLGRTVLRESIEMAVYGFDDGIHSNTLDSHVSRLRRKLADADAGVEIHAIRGVGYLMRESK; translated from the coding sequence ATGCACATCCTGCTGATCGAAGACGAAGCCGAACTAGCCGCCACCCTCAAGTCTGCCCTGCAGCGTGAGCGCTATGTAGTGGACCTGGCCAACACGCTGGCATTGGCCCGGGAGGCGGCTCTGTGCGGGCTGCACGATCTGGTGCTATTGGACCGGACCCTGCCCGATGGCGATGGCCTGGCGTTGATTTCCCTGCTGCGCGAGCACAATCCCGGGGTGCCGATCATCGTGCTGAGCGCGCTGGGCCAGTTGCCGGACCGGATTGCCGGTCTGGATGAAGGGGCCGATGACTACCTGGCCAAGCCCTTCGCGCTGGAGGAACTGTTCGCGCGCATCCGCGCTGCGGGCCGGCGCCCAAGTGGTCTGCAGGTAGAGACCCTCAGCATCGGCCGGCTGGTGTTCGACCCCGCCTCGGGCGAGGCCAGTGTCGGCGGCCAGCGGCTGGAGCTGCCGCGCCGCGAGATCCGGGTGCTGGCCGCCCTCGCTCGACGCCTGGGCCGCACCGTGCTGCGCGAATCCATCGAGATGGCGGTGTATGGCTTCGACGACGGCATCCATTCCAACACGCTGGATTCGCACGTCTCGCGCCTGCGCCGCAAGCTGGCCGATGCCGATGCCGGTGTGGAGATCCACGCCATTCGCGGGGTTGGCTATCTGATGCGGGAAAGCAAGTGA
- a CDS encoding TonB-dependent receptor, translating into MAFAATGYAADAPSRSVQELDKVEVRGRAQTLYRVDDAAVGTRTDTPLELVPQSIQVLPRELIDDQAARQVTDLYRSISGISYFSYAGVTLRGFRQENVLYDGLRGDPYAGFSVPQLFNIERVEVLKGPAGALYGGGDAGGVINYVTRKPKATAERRVELQVGNRDFRAGSIEGTGPLNAAGTVRYRAGLYGDNEQGVRWNTDSESVIGDASLAFDVGDTGELVLQFTDIAQNLGGNRLRGVPVDDKGNFLTDRRWNHNEDSDFLDMRAKVALAQYRFAPRDDLDVDVAARWFSNNEHQMYHEPMGLIDRDRDGVAEWMTRQLRNQIRDNEAFTANANAVWRASTGAIEHKVLFGADVYQLDADFTAQTANSADLARGAGPVRGIDLFNPVYGASTWHDYNLSALPWRSTSTRSKRYGGYLQDELALTPRWHVLAGLRWDGFKDDDRIAGSSVDGNDISWRLGSTFTVRDGLNLYANVASGFVPQSAANQNSATGGPFDAERSRQWEVGMKSLLAERVSLNLAAYRIDRSNIVQATGEVINGVNQLAALGLVRSTGMELDLLADVTERWVLNLTYAYNDARVKDAGPNGITNASGDRFANAPRNKLGLWTRYDLPAIRSAIGFGADYVDERISLDGQRVKPYTVFDMSWKTTWKQWQFQANIKNLFDKVYAASGFIERNGHFPGEPRRVYVQAGYSF; encoded by the coding sequence CTGATCGACGACCAGGCCGCACGCCAGGTGACCGATCTCTATCGCAGCATCAGCGGCATCAGCTACTTCAGCTATGCCGGGGTGACCCTGCGTGGGTTCCGTCAGGAGAACGTGCTGTATGACGGCCTCCGCGGCGATCCCTACGCGGGCTTCTCGGTACCGCAGTTGTTCAACATCGAGCGGGTGGAGGTGCTGAAGGGGCCGGCCGGCGCGTTGTACGGTGGTGGCGACGCTGGCGGCGTCATCAACTACGTGACCCGCAAGCCAAAGGCCACTGCCGAACGCCGCGTTGAACTGCAGGTGGGAAACAGGGATTTCCGCGCCGGCTCGATCGAAGGTACCGGGCCGTTGAACGCAGCCGGCACGGTGCGCTACCGCGCCGGCCTGTATGGCGACAACGAGCAGGGCGTGCGCTGGAACACCGACAGTGAAAGCGTGATCGGCGATGCCTCGCTGGCCTTCGATGTGGGCGACACCGGCGAGCTGGTGCTGCAGTTCACCGACATTGCCCAGAATCTGGGCGGCAACCGCCTGCGCGGTGTGCCGGTCGATGACAAGGGCAATTTCCTGACCGACCGCCGCTGGAACCACAACGAGGACAGCGATTTCCTGGACATGCGGGCCAAGGTTGCGCTGGCGCAGTACCGCTTCGCGCCGCGCGACGACCTGGACGTGGACGTCGCCGCACGCTGGTTCAGCAACAACGAGCACCAGATGTATCACGAGCCGATGGGCCTGATCGACCGCGACCGCGATGGCGTGGCCGAATGGATGACCCGCCAGCTGCGCAACCAGATCCGCGACAACGAGGCGTTCACCGCCAACGCCAACGCGGTGTGGCGGGCAAGCACCGGTGCGATCGAACACAAGGTGCTGTTCGGCGCGGACGTGTACCAGCTGGATGCGGATTTCACCGCGCAGACGGCCAACAGCGCCGACCTCGCCCGCGGCGCCGGCCCGGTGCGTGGCATTGATCTGTTCAACCCGGTGTACGGCGCCAGTACCTGGCACGACTACAACCTGTCGGCGCTGCCCTGGCGCAGCACCAGCACACGCAGCAAGCGCTATGGCGGGTATCTGCAGGATGAGCTTGCCTTGACACCGCGCTGGCACGTGCTGGCCGGCCTGCGCTGGGATGGGTTCAAGGATGATGACCGCATCGCCGGCAGCAGCGTGGACGGCAACGACATCAGCTGGCGGCTCGGCAGTACCTTCACCGTGCGCGATGGTCTGAACCTGTATGCCAACGTGGCCAGCGGCTTCGTACCGCAGTCAGCAGCAAACCAGAACTCCGCGACAGGCGGACCGTTCGATGCAGAGCGCAGCAGGCAATGGGAAGTGGGCATGAAATCGCTGCTGGCCGAACGCGTGAGCCTGAACCTGGCGGCCTACCGCATCGACCGCAGCAACATCGTGCAGGCCACTGGCGAGGTCATCAATGGCGTGAACCAGCTGGCGGCGTTGGGCCTGGTGCGCAGCACCGGCATGGAACTGGATCTTCTGGCCGACGTGACCGAGCGCTGGGTGCTGAACCTGACCTACGCCTACAACGATGCGCGGGTGAAAGACGCGGGGCCCAACGGCATCACCAATGCCTCTGGCGACCGCTTCGCCAATGCACCGCGCAACAAGCTGGGCCTGTGGACACGCTACGATCTGCCCGCGATCCGTTCGGCCATCGGCTTTGGTGCCGACTACGTGGATGAGCGCATCAGCCTGGATGGCCAACGGGTGAAGCCCTACACGGTGTTCGATATGAGCTGGAAAACCACGTGGAAGCAGTGGCAGTTCCAGGCCAACATCAAGAACCTGTTCGACAAGGTGTACGCGGCCAGCGGCTTCATCGAGCGCAACGGCCATTTCCCGGGCGAGCCGCGCCGGGTGTATGTGCAGGCTGGCTACAGCTTCTAG